CAGGAGGACATCGAGGTCGCTCGGAACGTGCGCCGCTTCGCGTCGACTCGGGATGCCGTCGAGCACGCCGAACAGGACGAGGATCGCTGCGGCTCGGGCGTCCCCGTCGACGGGGACCGCGTGCAGGGCGGCGAAGTCGTCGGCGTGCGGACGGCGAACGAGGTTCTCCAGTTGCGCGCGGGGGGAGGGCATGGGTCGAGGTTACCGAGGGCGGCGTCCGGTCAGCCGTTGCACGCCCAGCCGTCGCCGTCCCGGTCGAGGTCGTATTCGTCCGGGCCCACCACTCGCGCGACCCCGTCGAAATAGGACGGGCCGTTGCCTGACCCACCCGCGCAGTCGACGTCCGAGTCGATCGGCACGCACGCATCGGCATAGCTCGGGTGGCATCCTTCGGACACCGGCGGCTCTGCAGCGGGCGGGGGCACGTCGTACGTCCCGACGGCGGTGACCTCTGAGACGGGCTCACGGGACACCGACTCGCTGACCAGCGTGCGCCCGGTCTCGACCCCGTCCACCGTGGTGACGCGGAACACCGAGACCTTCTCCCCGTCGACGCCGCCGACATCGACGCGCGACTGACCTCGGGGCAGGTTCCCGTCGTCGACGGACACATGGTCGAACGGAATCGTGGAGGAAACAGATACGTCGGACACGCGGACGACCGGGGTGGAGGACGGAGCGGGTGTCCGGGTCGGCAGTGGGTTCGAGGACGGTGTCTGCTTCGGTGAGGCCTTCGGCGTCGGCGAAGCGGGTGCCGTTGTCGAGAGGGGAGGCGTCCCGGACGGGGAGGGAACGGTCGGAGACAGGCTCGAGCCGTCGACGGGCTGGGCCAGCGGAGCGGGCTCGGCGAACGTCGCCGTGGCCGGAGGGAAAGTGAGGGCCGCCGCCGTCAGACCCCCTGTCGCGAGGACGACGACGGCGGCGACGGAGGTCGCGGCGACCGCCGCGGCGGGCGACGAGAACCGCAACCAGGTTCGGGATCTCGTCGCGAGGGCGACCACCCCGGTCACCAGGACGACCAGGGCTGCTGCACCGAGGAGGGGCCAGAGTACGAGGAGGACGGGGAAGACGATCACACCGGCCACGACCCAGATCCACACCGGGACCCGGCGCTTCCGCCTCGCGGTCGGCGTGAGCGGAGAGCTCCGCTGCCGTCCGCTCTCTCCGATCTGGTCCGACCAGGCCGTCCCGTTCCACCAGCGCCAACGGCGCCCGTCCGTCGGGTCCGGGTACCACCCGGGCTGTGGTGCGCTCATCGTGTCTCCCCCGACCGATCCGCGCGCCCTCGCGCGAGCGGTCCGGGCTCAGTAGAGCAGAACGGGACGCTCCGGTCCAGTGCGCGAGAGACCTCCATCGGCATTCTCTCCGCTGCTCTCGGGCTCCCCCTCCTCCGCCAGCACGATCCACCGCGGGTGAGCCGAGGTGCCGACACGGACGCGTCGGGGAGCCGGGGTGGTCTCGGGAGGCGGAGGGACCGGATGCCGGGCCTCGCCGACCTCGCTCGTCTCCCCCTCGATGGTCGGGGCGAGGAGCGTCGACCCGGCCGGGGCGACGTCCGACGGGGGCGGGGCGGACTCGTGCGGAGCGGATGAAGGCGGGGCCGAAACGGACGGCGCCGCGAGCGCTTCGGCGATGATCCGGCGTGGGTCGTACTGCCGCGGGTCGAGCGCTCGCCACTGCGCCGCGTCGGCGGGGACACCGAGCTCGTCCGCGGCGCGCAGCCGAGCGGCATCCACCGTCCGCCGGAGGCTCCGCACGAGCGCGGCGACCCGGGCGACCACCGTGGGCAAGCGGTGCGGGCCGAGGATCACGGCGGCGAGAAAGCCGACGAGCAGGAGCTTCTCGAAGGTCAGGCCGAACACGGTGGCTCCTCCCCCGCCGGGGCGGTCGTCCGTCGCGCGACCGAGCGATCGTGGAGGGCGGCGACGGCGAGCGCCGCCGCGAACAGGCCGCTCATCGGGACCGCGACGAGGAACATCGACAGCACGTCGGCGGACGGGGTCGCCAGGGCACTGAAGACGACGATGCCGACGAGGGCGTATCTCCAGCTCCGCGCGAGGGTGCGGGCGGGAAGGACCCCGGCGAGATTCAGCACCACGAGGAGAACGGGCACGACGAACGCGATCCCCGTCGCCACCACGATCTTCAGCACGAAGTCGATGTAGGTCCCCGCGTCGAGGATCGTGGAGTCCTCGGCCGAGGCGAATCCCGCCAGCACCGACACCATGTGCGGGAAGAGGAGCAGTCCGGTCGCGCATCCCGCGATGAAGAGCGGCGCCGCGGCGCCGACCGAGCCGAGGACGTAGCGCCGTTCCCGCCGGGTCAGACCCGGGAGGACGAAGGCGAAGAGCTGGTACAGCCAGACCGGACTCGACAGCACGAACCCCGCGACCAGCGCGACGCGAAGGTGGAGGTCGAAGGCCCCGGTCACGCTGTCGAAGTTGAGGCTCGCGTTGCGTTCGGCCGCGATCTGCGCGATCGGCGTCCGGACCAGGTCCATCACGGGTTCGTACAGGAACCAACCGGCGATGGCACCGAGCGCGATGGCCACCGCCGCCCACACCGCGCGACGCGTCGCCTCTTCGAGGTGGGCGGCGACGGGCATGGGGGCCGACCGCGGCGCCTCGGATCGGGAGGACGCGGCGGAGGGGGCGACGGCGGTGGTCACGGCGTGCTCGGCGGGGAGAGGACGGGCGTGGCGGATGCCGCCGGGCGTTCGGCGTGCGCGTGGACCGAGGTCTCGTCGGTGGGGGCCTCCGCGGCATCGGCGCGGGAGTCGCCCACCTCGCTCTTCAAGATGCGGACGGACTGCCCGAGGCTGCGGGCGAGGGCGGGGAGCTTGGCGGCTCCGAAGATGAGGACGATGACCGCCAGCACGATCAGGGCGTGCCAGCCGGTGAGGTTCTGCAGCATGAGAGGGGTTCCTTTCGATTCGGTTCAGCGCCCGCCCGGAGCGGCGCCCGCGGTCGGGGTGGTGGCGGTGTCGACGCGGACGCCGAGCGAGACGGTGTAGCCGGACGCGTTGTCGCCGGAGGTGGTGGCGAGCTGGAGCGCTCCCCCGTCGTCGCCGAAGACGTTGTCGCTGTCGAGCGAGACGCGCGTGAGGTTGGACGCCGAGGAGGGGTACAGGCTCGTGTCCGCGTAGACGACGTCGCACGTCTCTTTCGGCAGGGCGACCTGCGAGGTCGCGATCGCGTTGGAGGCGTCGGTGATGGCATCCACGCTCGGGTACACCTCGAAGTGGATGTGCGGCCACCGGCCGTCGTAGCAGCCGGGGAAGATCGAGGTGAACGACACCACGCCGTCGTCGCCGACGACCTGGACGCCGCGGAGGTACGTCTCGTTCTCGATGCCGGAGGAGTACATCGAGTAGTTCCCCTCGGTGTCGCAGTGCCAGACGTACACGGCGGCCCCGGTCATGGGCGTGTCGCCGTTCGCGGTGTCGAAGATCGTGAGGTTCAGGGTCATCGGGGTTCCCGCCGCTGTCGCGCCGCCGTCGAGGCTCGAGCGCAGATCGCTGCGGACGATTCCGGACTGCTCCAGGACGTCGGCGCCGTTGGATCCGTCTCCCGGGTAGGGGCCGGCGGTCTCGTCGGGGATCTCGCCGGCGGGCAGCGCGGCGGCCGAGGTCGTCGCCGAAGCGGTGGGGGTCGCCGACGCGGTCGCGGTCGGCGTGGCGGTCGTGGCGGTGGTCGTCCCGGTCGCGGCCGGGGTGCACGCGACCAGGGTGACGGCGCCGGCACCGAGGGCGACCAGCCCCAGGATCCCGCGGCGCGACACGAGTGTGCGGATGTCGAACGGCGCGCCCTGGTCGACGACGGGTTCGTCGGCCCGGTCGAGCAACCGCCCCTCGTATGCGGGACCTTCGGGGGTCATCTGGGTGTCGGGGATCCTGCTCATGGTCGCCTCCGGAGTCGGGGATGGTGTCGATGCACGACTCTGCGGGACTGACCCTCACCGGGACTTGACCGATCCTGTGCCCCAGCTATGCGACCTCGAACACGGGTCCCGCGGGCGATCCCCGTGTGAGGATGAGGAGACGGGAGGTACACCATGTCGGACACGCTGCACGCGGTCACGCTCGTCGTGGACATGCCCATCACCAAACTCGACGCCCTCGACGTCATCGCCTTCGCCGCCGACGGCGGCGTCGAGGACGCGGGCACCTCCCGCCCCCGGGTCTGGCTCGCGCCGCACGCCTGGGCCGAAGTCGAGATCCCGAAGTTCGCCGATCCCCCACCCTTCGCGATCGACGTCTACTCCGACGTGTCGAGGGAGGTCGCGTGGGCGCAGGCACGGCGGCTGCACGACGCCCTCGAGAGACTGGGCTGGGAAGTCGAACCGCCCCGGGCGGGTGCCCGGTGACCTTTCCTCGGTTGCTCTACGTCGAGGACGACGCCGAGATCGCGGCAATGACCCTCGAAGTCCTGCGCGAGACCTACGAGGTGGTCCATGAGACGGACGGCACGACCGGCCGCGATCAGGCGCTCCGCGGCCGGTTCGACGTCATCCTGCTCGACCGACGGCTCCCCGGCCGCGACGGCGCCGAGATCGTGCGCGACCTGCGCGCCGCGCACATGACGACCCCGGTGTTGATGCTGACGGCGCTCGGCGCCGTCTCCGACCGTGTGGAGGGTCTTGACGCCGGGGCCAACGACTACCTGCTGAAGCCGTTCGACTTCGACGAGCTCCTCGCGCGACTACGCGCGCTGTTGCGAGGATTCCGCGCCGAGGGTCGTCGCCGCGCCGTCGCCGACTGGACCTACCTTCCCGACACAGGCGTCGTCTATGGGCCCGGCGGCGCACGGGTCGCCCTCACCGCAACGGAGAACGCGGTGCTCGACCTGTTGTCGCGCAGCCCTGATCATGTCTTCTCGCGCGAGGAGATCGCGGGCGCGGTGTTCTCGTCACCGGAAGCGGTCACCACCGTCGACACCTATGTGCACTACGTGCGCCGCAAGACCGCAACCGATGTCATCGAAACGGTCCGCAGCCGCGGCTACCGGGCAGGAGCGGAGCAGTGAGCGTCGACGACGACCGTCGTATCGTCCACCGCTCGGCCGTGCGGGTGGGCACCCTGGTGGCGGGTGCCTCGGCCGTCGCGATCGCCGTCGGCGTCGGCATCCTGGTGTCCGTCCTCCTGACGCAGGCGCGCACCGAGGGCGGTGGGCACAGACCCTCACCCGGCGGGGTGGCCGGCGACCGGTTCGTGGTCGATCTCGACGACGTGCTGCCCTGGGTGCTCGCCCTCGGTGTCGCCGGCGTCGTCGTGCTCGGCGTGGTGGCGTGGGCCGCGGCCCGCTGGTCGGTCCGGCCCCTCGACGAGGCGCTGCGACGGCAGCGAGCGTTCGTCTCCGACGCCAGCCACGAGCTGCGCACACCTCTCACCGCACTGACGAGCCGTATCCAGATCGTCCAGCGACGCCAGAGCCGCGGCGAGGCGATCGACGAACCGCTCGAGCAGCTGCGCCGCGATGCGCAGGTCATGGACGACGTGCTGGCCGACATGCTGCTCACCGCCGAAGGAAGCGCGCACGCGGGTGCGGCCCGCGTCGACGAGAGCGTGCCGGCGGCCGTGTCCACGCTGGCCTCTCTCGCGACCGACGCGGGCGTCTCCCTGCGCGTCGGCGAGCTTCCCGACGTCACGGTCGCCGTCCCCGCGGTCACGGTGGTGCGCATGTGCACGGCGCTGCTCGACAACGCGATCGGTCACACTCCCGCGGGGTCCGCGGTGACGATCTCGGCCGTGGCCGAGTCGCACGACGTGGTGATCCGCGTCGCGGACACCGGCTCCGGCATCCGCGACGACGATCTCCCGCGCATCTTCAACCGCTTCGCGCGCGGGGCCGAGTCGGGCCGGCGCCGCGGCTTCGGCCTGGGCCTGTCCCTCGTTCGCGAGGCGGCGACACGCTACGGCGGACGCGTCGAGGTCGAGCGCACGTCCGCCGCCGGAACCGTCTTCGCGCTGCACCTCCCCCGAGCACGCTGAGGGGGTGGGCTCAGCCGACCACCGTGTCGCGGAAGGCCGAGACCTCGATGCCGCCCGCGAACCGGCGGCTGCGACCGTGCTCCCATACGATTCCGGATGCCACCGGCGCCACCGGAAGCCACTCGAGGTCGTCGATCCCGGCGATGGCCGCCACCGTCGCCCACGCGTCGGCCGTGGTGAGGTCGTCGGCGATGACCGTCGCGCTCACGGGACCGGCGAGGTGCACGCCCGTGCGGGGATCGATCAGGTGCGCCCCGCGCTCGGCGGTGCCCGAGGTGGCGACGGCTCCGTCGACGACCTCGACCGTGGCCAGCAGCTCCCCCTCGTGCGTGGGGTGCGCGATGCCGACACGCCAGACGTGCGAACTGGTCGCGGCGGTGCGCAGGCGCATGTCACCGCCGACATTGACGCCGACCGCCTCGATCCCGCCGTTCTCGAGCAAGGCGTCGAAGGCCTGCGCCGCGGCATCCGTCGACCATCCCTTGACGTAGCCGGTGGGATCGAACCATCCACGCCAGTGCGCGTCGAAGCGACCCCCGCTGCGCTCGCGCAGGTCGCGGCACCGTTCCGCCACCTCGGCCACCCGCGGGTCGATCGCACCGAGCTCGAGTTCCTCGTCACGGAGCCGGGAGATGTCGGAGTCGTCTCGGTAGGTCGAGAACACGCGCTCGTCGTCGCGCAAGCGTTGTATGCACGCAGAGACCGCGGCACCGACGTCGCCGTCGCGCCGCGCGGCGCCGAGGACAGTGATCGAGGCCACGGTGCCCATGACGGGGGCGGTGACGGTGAAGGCGGCACTCATCCGCGGGCCTGGTCGAGGGCGGACTGCAGCGAGGTGCGGTACCCGGTACTGGTGTAGGTGGCACCCGAAACCATGTCGACCTGGGCGCTCTGGGCCTGCACGGTCTCCTTCACCAGGACGGGGAGCGCCCGGGAGTTGATCTGCTGGTCACGCCCGCTTTCGGAGGGGTACCGCGGCACCTGCACGTCGGTGATCACTCCCTGCGACACGGTGATCTGCACCTGCACCGCCCCGTAGCGCGTGTTCACCGCTTGCCCCGTGTACGTGCCGTCGGTGAGGCCGCTCGACGAGGTCTGCATGGTCGAGCCGCTCGAGCTCGAGCCGCTCGTCGTCGAGCCGGAGGAGGCGGATGCCGAGGGGCTCGGCGTGGTCGTCGTGGTCTTCGGAGCCGTCGCGACACCCGACGAAGGGGCGTCGGCGAGAGCGCTCGTCGACTCGGGAACCGTCGAGGTGCGGTAGCTGAAC
This portion of the Microbacterium testaceum StLB037 genome encodes:
- a CDS encoding sensor histidine kinase, translating into MSVDDDRRIVHRSAVRVGTLVAGASAVAIAVGVGILVSVLLTQARTEGGGHRPSPGGVAGDRFVVDLDDVLPWVLALGVAGVVVLGVVAWAAARWSVRPLDEALRRQRAFVSDASHELRTPLTALTSRIQIVQRRQSRGEAIDEPLEQLRRDAQVMDDVLADMLLTAEGSAHAGAARVDESVPAAVSTLASLATDAGVSLRVGELPDVTVAVPAVTVVRMCTALLDNAIGHTPAGSAVTISAVAESHDVVIRVADTGSGIRDDDLPRIFNRFARGAESGRRRGFGLGLSLVREAATRYGGRVEVERTSAAGTVFALHLPRAR
- a CDS encoding FAD:protein FMN transferase; this encodes MSAAFTVTAPVMGTVASITVLGAARRDGDVGAAVSACIQRLRDDERVFSTYRDDSDISRLRDEELELGAIDPRVAEVAERCRDLRERSGGRFDAHWRGWFDPTGYVKGWSTDAAAQAFDALLENGGIEAVGVNVGGDMRLRTAATSSHVWRVGIAHPTHEGELLATVEVVDGAVATSGTAERGAHLIDPRTGVHLAGPVSATVIADDLTTADAWATVAAIAGIDDLEWLPVAPVASGIVWEHGRSRRFAGGIEVSAFRDTVVG
- a CDS encoding Sec-independent protein translocase subunit TatA/TatB translates to MFGLTFEKLLLVGFLAAVILGPHRLPTVVARVAALVRSLRRTVDAARLRAADELGVPADAAQWRALDPRQYDPRRIIAEALAAPSVSAPPSSAPHESAPPPSDVAPAGSTLLAPTIEGETSEVGEARHPVPPPPETTPAPRRVRVGTSAHPRWIVLAEEGEPESSGENADGGLSRTGPERPVLLY
- a CDS encoding twin-arginine translocase TatA/TatE family subunit codes for the protein MLQNLTGWHALIVLAVIVLIFGAAKLPALARSLGQSVRILKSEVGDSRADAAEAPTDETSVHAHAERPAASATPVLSPPSTP
- a CDS encoding 3,4-dioxygenase subunit beta; this encodes MSRIPDTQMTPEGPAYEGRLLDRADEPVVDQGAPFDIRTLVSRRGILGLVALGAGAVTLVACTPAATGTTTATTATPTATASATPTASATTSAAALPAGEIPDETAGPYPGDGSNGADVLEQSGIVRSDLRSSLDGGATAAGTPMTLNLTIFDTANGDTPMTGAAVYVWHCDTEGNYSMYSSGIENETYLRGVQVVGDDGVVSFTSIFPGCYDGRWPHIHFEVYPSVDAITDASNAIATSQVALPKETCDVVYADTSLYPSSASNLTRVSLDSDNVFGDDGGALQLATTSGDNASGYTVSLGVRVDTATTPTAGAAPGGR
- a CDS encoding response regulator transcription factor translates to MTFPRLLYVEDDAEIAAMTLEVLRETYEVVHETDGTTGRDQALRGRFDVILLDRRLPGRDGAEIVRDLRAAHMTTPVLMLTALGAVSDRVEGLDAGANDYLLKPFDFDELLARLRALLRGFRAEGRRRAVADWTYLPDTGVVYGPGGARVALTATENAVLDLLSRSPDHVFSREEIAGAVFSSPEAVTTVDTYVHYVRRKTATDVIETVRSRGYRAGAEQ
- the tatC gene encoding twin-arginine translocase subunit TatC is translated as MTTAVAPSAASSRSEAPRSAPMPVAAHLEEATRRAVWAAVAIALGAIAGWFLYEPVMDLVRTPIAQIAAERNASLNFDSVTGAFDLHLRVALVAGFVLSSPVWLYQLFAFVLPGLTRRERRYVLGSVGAAAPLFIAGCATGLLLFPHMVSVLAGFASAEDSTILDAGTYIDFVLKIVVATGIAFVVPVLLVVLNLAGVLPARTLARSWRYALVGIVVFSALATPSADVLSMFLVAVPMSGLFAAALAVAALHDRSVARRTTAPAGEEPPCSA
- a CDS encoding G5 domain-containing protein codes for the protein MSAPQPGWYPDPTDGRRWRWWNGTAWSDQIGESGRQRSSPLTPTARRKRRVPVWIWVVAGVIVFPVLLVLWPLLGAAALVVLVTGVVALATRSRTWLRFSSPAAAVAATSVAAVVVLATGGLTAAALTFPPATATFAEPAPLAQPVDGSSLSPTVPSPSGTPPLSTTAPASPTPKASPKQTPSSNPLPTRTPAPSSTPVVRVSDVSVSSTIPFDHVSVDDGNLPRGQSRVDVGGVDGEKVSVFRVTTVDGVETGRTLVSESVSREPVSEVTAVGTYDVPPPAAEPPVSEGCHPSYADACVPIDSDVDCAGGSGNGPSYFDGVARVVGPDEYDLDRDGDGWACNG
- a CDS encoding FMN-binding protein; protein product: MKKIVYALMATVTGLVLLFSYRTSTVPESTSALADAPSSGVATAPKTTTTTPSPSASASSGSTTSGSSSSGSTMQTSSSGLTDGTYTGQAVNTRYGAVQVQITVSQGVITDVQVPRYPSESGRDQQINSRALPVLVKETVQAQSAQVDMVSGATYTSTGYRTSLQSALDQARG